The genomic window GGAGTCCACCCGGCCGCCGGTGACGCGCTAGAGCACCTCGCGCCCAAGGACATCTTCGTGCTGGGCGGGGAGACCATAGTGTCGAATGCCACTGTCGAGGAGCTGGCCGACTACCTGCGCTGAGCACCGCGAGGTGGGAGAATCCGCCTCATGACTGACATGCACACCGTTGTGCCCGGGACGCCGGCACCGACCCGCAGGCTCGTCGAGCTCAACGGGATCGACATCATCAAGGAGTCAGAGCGCACCGCCAAGCCGTCCGACCTCTTCTGGCCATGGTTTGCCGCGAACGTGTCGGTCTTCGGCATGAGCTATGCAGCGTTCGTGTATGGCTTCGGCGTCAGCTTCTGGCAGGGCGTGCTGGTCGCGGTGGTGGGCGTGACCATCTCGTTCCTGCTGTGCGGCATCATCGCGATCGCCGGCAAGCGCGGCTCGGTGCCGACCATGGTGCTGTCCAGGTCCGCGTTCGGGGTCACTGGGCAGCGCGTGCCCGGCATCTTCTCGTGGTTGATCTCGATCGGGTGGGAGACGTTCCTGGCGATCATGGCCACGCTGGCCACGGCGACCGTCTTCGCCGAGCTCGGCTGGAGCAGCGGCACCGCGACCAAGGTGATCGCCTGCGCCGTGATCGCGACCCTGATCGTGCTCGCCTCCGTCGCCGGTTATCACACAATCATCCGCATGCAGTCGGTGCTGACCTGGGTCACCGGCCTGGTCACGCTGGGCTACATCGCGATCACCTTCTCCGAGATCGACCTCGGTGCCGCGACTGCGCTCCCGGCGGCCTCCAACCAGGCGCTCATCGGTGCGCTGGTCATGGTGATGACCGGCTTCGGCCTGGGGTGGATCAACATCGCCGCTGACTGGTCGCGCTATCAGAAGCGGGACGCCTCGGGTGGCGCCATCGTCTTCTGGAACACATTCGGCGGCGCGATCGCCCCGGTGTTGCTGGTCTGCTACGGCTTGGCGCTAGCCGGCTCCAACCCGGAGCTGACCGATGCCATCGCCAACGACCCGATCGGCACGCTGGCCACGATCCTGCCCACCTGGTTCCTCATCCCGTTCTGGATCGCCGCAGTGCTCGCCCTGGTCAGTGGCGCCGTGCTCGGCATCTACTCCTCCGGCTTGACCCTGCTCAGCCTGGGCATCGACATCCCGCGCCCGGCGGCCGCGCTCATCGACGGGGTCATCCTGACTCTCGGCACGATCTATGTCGTGTTCTTCGCCGAGTCGTTCCTGGCGCCGTTCCAGAGCTTCCTGATCACACTCGGCGTGCCGATCGCAGCCTGGGCGGGCATCCTCATCGCCGACATCATGCTGCGCCGTCGCAACTATGACGAGGCAGCCCTGTTTGACGGTCGCGGTCGCTATGGCAACTGGAACTGGACCTCGATCGGCATCATGGCGGTCGCCTCCATCGTCGGCTGGGGGTTGGTCATCAACAACTTTGCGGACGCCGCCGCCTGGAACAACTGGCAGGGCTATCTGCTCGGCCCGCTGGGCCTGGGCGGTCGCGAGGGTGACTGGGCCTGGGCCAACCTCGGCGTGCTCTTCTCCCTGGTGATCGGATTTGTGGGGTATGCCGTGCTGCAGGCCGGTGCTGTCCGTCGCCAGGAGGCCGAGCCAGTCGCCCCGGCCCGCGACCAGTCGATGGTGGACGGTCCGGTCGCATGAGCAGCGCTAGCGTGGCCACGGAGGAGCAGGAGGGTCGGCCCAAGTCCGGCCCCGCGGAGGTCGAGGCCTCGGCCGGCGCCGACCGGTGGCTGGTCGTCGTCGACCCCCAGGTGATCTTTGCCGACCCGGAGTCGAAGTGGGCAGCGCCGCGCTTCCAAAAGATCGTGGAGCCGGTGCGCCAGCTGGCCGCGGCGTTCGGCGACCGGGTGGTCATCACCCGCTGGGTGCCGCCGGAGCAGAAGGTGGGCTCATGGGTGCCCTACTTCGAGCAGTTCGCCTTCGCCGACCAGCCACCCGACCACCATCTCTTCGACCTGGTGCCGCAGGCGGCCGACCTGGGCGCACGGCATACGGTCAGCGAGCCGACGTTCGGCAAGTGGGGCGAGCAGCTGCAGGCGATCACCGGACCCACCCCGCACCTGGTGCTGGCCGGCGTGGCGACGGACTGCTGCGTC from Ornithinimicrobium cryptoxanthini includes these protein-coding regions:
- a CDS encoding purine-cytosine permease family protein; translated protein: MTDMHTVVPGTPAPTRRLVELNGIDIIKESERTAKPSDLFWPWFAANVSVFGMSYAAFVYGFGVSFWQGVLVAVVGVTISFLLCGIIAIAGKRGSVPTMVLSRSAFGVTGQRVPGIFSWLISIGWETFLAIMATLATATVFAELGWSSGTATKVIACAVIATLIVLASVAGYHTIIRMQSVLTWVTGLVTLGYIAITFSEIDLGAATALPAASNQALIGALVMVMTGFGLGWINIAADWSRYQKRDASGGAIVFWNTFGGAIAPVLLVCYGLALAGSNPELTDAIANDPIGTLATILPTWFLIPFWIAAVLALVSGAVLGIYSSGLTLLSLGIDIPRPAAALIDGVILTLGTIYVVFFAESFLAPFQSFLITLGVPIAAWAGILIADIMLRRRNYDEAALFDGRGRYGNWNWTSIGIMAVASIVGWGLVINNFADAAAWNNWQGYLLGPLGLGGREGDWAWANLGVLFSLVIGFVGYAVLQAGAVRRQEAEPVAPARDQSMVDGPVA
- a CDS encoding cysteine hydrolase family protein produces the protein MSSASVATEEQEGRPKSGPAEVEASAGADRWLVVVDPQVIFADPESKWAAPRFQKIVEPVRQLAAAFGDRVVITRWVPPEQKVGSWVPYFEQFAFADQPPDHHLFDLVPQAADLGARHTVSEPTFGKWGEQLQAITGPTPHLVLAGVATDCCVISTALPAIDAGAQVTVASDACAGSDDENHQRALDAMGLYAPQLFVVTTAEVLALGEPREA